GTTGAATTTTATCTACTCATTTCAGTCCTCTCGCCTTACCGAAACTCAAGGCCGAAGACTCAAATTGCTTGGTGGAGTGTTCATGGTTGTATTGGGTTTAGCCATGATTGTTCAACCCGGCGTATTGATGTTGCGTTGATGCGTTGCCTAGCTCGATCGCAAACGAGGCGCGATGGGCGATCGCCTTGATGATTCAGCAGGTCGGTGCGATCGCCCTTCTCGGTTGTTGCCCCTATTATCGTGAACGAGTTCACAGCAGCGGCTGAATGTCTTTGGCGATATCTTCCGGCTTGGTGGTTGGCGGATAGCGTTTCACAACTTTGCCGCTCCGATCGACCAAAAATTTGGTGAAATTCCACTTAATGGCCTCAATCCCCAAAATGCCAGGGGCAGCTTTGGTCAAATACTGATAGAGCGGATGGGCATTGCTTCCATTCACCTCAATTTTTTGAAACAGAAGCGCTCAATAGTTCCATCCGTCGTCGCTGCAGTGCCTATCGCAGGCGGCAGAAGCATTACGCCAAGACCGTAGATGGACTGCAAGGTGCAATCACGGCTCAACGACTCATCCACAAAGCTCAAATCCTAGTTAAGTTTTAGCTCAAGACAGCGTCGCAGCAGCATAATAAATTGCTGCAGTGGCGAAATAAACATGCTGGGTGGGGATGCGGAGGTTACTGGCCGCTGCTGAACTCAATCGTTCATGGTTCCTAAGCATTACGGACCAAAGTTATAATTATAGCCTGTTGGTCATTTTTGCTGAATCCCGTGACACAAACTCCGATCCACCCCACATCGTCGCCAACCCCAGATTTTGCAACGGCTCAACGTCCCGATCCGCTCGGTCGTTTTGGGCAGTTTGGCGGCAAGTACGTTCCCGAAACCTTGATGCCTGCTCTGACTGAGTTGGAGGCGGCTTATTACGAATACCGGGATCAACCGGATTTTCAGCAGGAGTTGCAGTATCTATTGCACGACTACGTGGGTCGGCCTACGCCCCTTTATTTTGCTGAACGATTGACCGAGCATTATGCCCGTCCCGATGGCACTGGCCCCCAGATTTACCTCAAGCGGGAAGATTTGAACCATACGGGTGCCCACAAAATCAACAATGCCATTGGTCAGGTGTTGTTGGCGAAGCGGATGGGTAAGAAACGCATCATTGCCGAGACAGGGGCGGGACAGCATGGGGTGGCAACGGCGACCGTATGTGCGCGGTTCGGTCTGGATTGCGTCATCTATATGGGCATCCACGATATGGAACGGCAGGCGCTCAACGTCTTCCGGATGCGGCTGATGGGTGCGGAAGTGCGTCCGGTCGAAGCGGGAACTGGAACCCTCAAGGATGCCACCTCTGAAGCAATCCGCGACTGGGTGACGAACGTTGAAACGACCCACTATATCCTCGGTTCCGTAGCTGGCCCCCATCCCTATCCCATGATGGTGCGGGATTTTCACGCCATCATTGGGGAAGAAACCCGCGCCCAGTGTTTAGAAAAATGGGGCGGATTGCCGGATATTCTGATGGCCTGTGTGGGCGGTGGCTCGAATGCGATGGGGCTGTTCCACGAGTTTGTGAATGAACCGTCTGTTCGCCTGATCGGCGTTGAGGCCGCAGGGGAAGGAGTACAGACTGGAAAGCACGCGGCAACCCTAACCCACGGTCGAGTGGGCGTATTGCACGGTGCCATGAGCTATCTGCTGCAGGATCAGGATGGTCAAGTGATTGAAGCCCATTCCGTGAGTGCGGGTCTGGATTATCCCGGTGTGGGGCCAGAGCATAGTTTCCTCAAGGATGCTGGACGGGCAGAGTACTACAGCGTTACTGA
This genomic stretch from Synechococcales cyanobacterium T60_A2020_003 harbors:
- the trpB gene encoding tryptophan synthase subunit beta, with product MTQTPIHPTSSPTPDFATAQRPDPLGRFGQFGGKYVPETLMPALTELEAAYYEYRDQPDFQQELQYLLHDYVGRPTPLYFAERLTEHYARPDGTGPQIYLKREDLNHTGAHKINNAIGQVLLAKRMGKKRIIAETGAGQHGVATATVCARFGLDCVIYMGIHDMERQALNVFRMRLMGAEVRPVEAGTGTLKDATSEAIRDWVTNVETTHYILGSVAGPHPYPMMVRDFHAIIGEETRAQCLEKWGGLPDILMACVGGGSNAMGLFHEFVNEPSVRLIGVEAAGEGVQTGKHAATLTHGRVGVLHGAMSYLLQDQDGQVIEAHSVSAGLDYPGVGPEHSFLKDAGRAEYYSVTDAEALEAFQRISRLEGIIPALETAHAFAYLETLCPQLSGSPRIVINSSGRGDKDVQAVAKRLKFD